A genomic window from Pirellulaceae bacterium includes:
- a CDS encoding DUF1501 domain-containing protein encodes MSPSPIPLSRRSFIGIATSGLAGLTTGSTDSSNLQAALATQARRAQAKNVLVIFEQGGISHTDTWDPKPKTNPFHRSPFKPISTSVPGMQFTELLSRTAQVAHKLTVVRCMRQPKPNVGNSHPMGSQYIFSGSDPTGPVTIPDIGSVVSQQIGSSARYLPAYVLEGSGEQSKESRLGFLAASHQAFKIRHGRVSGLKLEGISPQRLRKRRDLLANLNIGLLGNAPNDVRAMEQFSAQAEDMLTNPATLAAFDLSREPDSIKRLYHPNEEHRTHRGDLYLLGRKLIESGVRFVTINTQWPSDGNRWPGGGNMNWDHHDAIYSQSHTNIKGGGAGSGRWGIGTWPMMQSTDWAFSGLIRDMDQRGMLDETLICFVTEFGRTPKINERQGRDHWVHAFSIVFAGAGVPEGQVVGQTDQDGAYVTSPMAYTVEDYGATVYAKLGIDVSEPILTPENRPIFLAKGGRAIPEVFA; translated from the coding sequence ATGAGTCCCTCCCCCATCCCACTCAGTCGCCGTAGCTTTATCGGAATCGCAACCAGCGGACTCGCTGGTTTAACAACCGGATCGACTGATTCGTCGAATCTCCAGGCAGCTCTAGCCACTCAGGCGCGTCGCGCTCAAGCGAAGAACGTATTGGTGATTTTCGAACAAGGCGGAATCTCGCACACCGACACATGGGACCCCAAACCCAAAACAAACCCATTCCATCGCTCGCCGTTCAAACCGATTTCGACGTCCGTCCCAGGCATGCAGTTTACGGAATTATTGAGTCGAACGGCGCAGGTCGCCCACAAGTTAACCGTTGTCCGTTGCATGCGGCAGCCAAAGCCAAATGTCGGGAACTCCCACCCGATGGGTTCGCAATATATTTTCTCTGGCTCTGACCCAACAGGACCGGTCACCATACCAGATATCGGCTCAGTCGTTTCTCAACAGATTGGCAGCTCAGCCAGATACCTGCCCGCCTACGTGCTTGAGGGTTCGGGAGAGCAATCGAAGGAATCTCGCCTTGGCTTTCTTGCCGCAAGCCATCAAGCATTTAAAATTCGTCACGGTCGCGTCTCTGGCTTAAAGCTGGAAGGAATCAGCCCCCAACGATTACGAAAACGGCGTGATCTGCTCGCCAATCTCAATATCGGATTACTGGGCAACGCCCCCAATGATGTTCGAGCCATGGAGCAATTCTCGGCACAAGCAGAAGACATGCTCACGAATCCGGCAACCTTGGCGGCGTTCGACCTCAGCCGTGAACCGGACAGTATCAAAAGGCTGTATCACCCGAATGAAGAACACCGAACTCACCGAGGCGACCTCTATCTTCTCGGTCGAAAACTGATCGAATCGGGTGTTCGTTTCGTAACGATCAATACTCAATGGCCCTCCGACGGCAACCGATGGCCCGGCGGCGGAAACATGAACTGGGATCACCATGACGCGATTTATTCGCAAAGCCATACAAATATCAAAGGCGGAGGAGCAGGAAGTGGTCGCTGGGGCATTGGGACTTGGCCTATGATGCAAAGTACCGACTGGGCATTTTCCGGCTTGATCAGAGACATGGATCAACGCGGCATGTTAGACGAGACGCTCATTTGCTTTGTGACGGAATTCGGTCGCACTCCAAAAATTAACGAGCGACAGGGACGCGACCACTGGGTGCATGCTTTTTCAATCGTCTTCGCCGGTGCTGGAGTCCCAGAAGGTCAGGTGGTGGGCCAAACGGACCAAGACGGTGCCTATGTCACCAGTCCGATGGCCTACACGGTCGAAGATTACGGCGCAACTGTCTACGCAAAACTTGGCATTGACGTATCTGAGCCGATCTTAACCCCCGAGAACCGCCCGATCTTTCTTGCCAAAGGCGGCCGAGCCATTCCCGAGGTCTTCGCATGA